DNA from Parageobacillus thermoglucosidasius:
TCCATTTCAACAAACGATCGCCAAAAGCGATGTGACGTTTGCCGAAGCGATCGAAAATATCGATATCGGCGGTCCGACGATGCTTCGGGCGGCGGCGAAAAACCATCAATATGTAACCGTCGTCGTGGACCCGGCCGATTATGATGCCGTAGTGCAAGAACTGAAAGAACACGGGGATGTCTCGGCGGAAATGAAATTAAAGCTTGCGGCGAAAGTATTTCGCCATACAGCTGCGTATGATGCGATGATTGCTGAATACTTGACGAATAAAACGGGCGAAGAGTATCCGGAATCATTCACCATCACGTTCGAGAAAAAACAATCGCTGCGTTATGGGGAGAATCCGCATCAAACCGCGGCATTCTATCAAAAACCGCTGGGATCTTCGTTCTCGATTGCCAAAGCGGCGCAGCTGCACGGCAAAGAATTGTCGTATAACAACATTAACGACGCAAATGCGGCGCTGCAACTCGTCAAAGAATTTGCCGAACCGGCTGCGGTGGCGGTGAAGCATATGAATCCGTGCGGCGTTGGCATTGGCGCGACAATTTATGAAGCATTCATCAAAGCGTACGAAGCGGATCCAACGTCGATTTTTGGCGGCATTATCGCTTTAAATCGCGAAGTTGATAAAGACACCGCCGAAAAGATGCATGAAATCTTTTTGGAAATCGTCATCGCTCCATCATTTAGCAGCGAAGCGCTCGATATTTTAACACAAAAGAAAAATATTCGCCTTCTTACCGTTGATTTCACGGCGCCAGACACGAACGAGAAGCTGCTTGTTTCCGTACAAGGCGGGTTGCTCGTTCAAGAAGCGGATACGCGTACGCTCAGTGATGGAGAGATCAAAGTCGTGACAAAACGCGAGCCGACAGAGCAAGAATGGGAATCGCTGCAGTTTGCCTGGAAAGTCGTAAAACATGTGAAATCCAATGCGATCGTGCTTGCGAAAGACGGAATGACGATCGGCGTCGGCGCCGGCCAAATGAATCGCGTCGGCGCGGCGAAAATCGCGATCGAACAAGCGGGAGAAAAAGCAAAAGGAGCCGTGCTTGCCTCTGATGCGTTTTTCCCGATGGATGATACGGTGGAAGCGGCAGCAAAGGCGGGCATCACGGCAATCATCCAGCCAGGAGGCTCGATTCGTGACGCCGATTCGATAAAAAAAGCGGATGAATACGGAATTGCCATGGTCTTTACAGGGATTCGCCATTTTAAACATTAAGCTGGAGGGGACGTCATGAAAGTGCTTATTATCGGCCGCGGCGGCAGGGAGCATGCGATTGCGTGGAAAGCCGCGCAAAGCCCGCTCGTTACGAAGCTATATGCCGCCCCGGGCAATCCGGGGATCGCGCAAGTTGCCGAACTCGTTTCCATCGATGAACAGGATATCGAAGCGCTTGTCCAGTTTGCGAAACAAGAGAAAATCGATTTGACGATCGTCGGACCGGAAGCACCATTGCTTGCCGGCCTTGCTGATAGTTTTATGGAAGAAGGATTGCGCGTTTTCGGCCCTCGAAGAGAAGCAGCATTGATCGAAGGAAGCAAGGCGTTTGCGAAAGAGATGATGAAAAAGTACGGTATTCCAACGGCGGAGCACGCCGCTTTCACTTCGTACGAAGAAGCAAAAGCGTATGTGGAGAAAAAAGGAGCGCCGATTGTCATTAAAGCGGATGGATTGGCGGCGGGAAAAGGGGTTACCGTTGCCGCGACGCTCCCGGAGGCAATGGAGGCGCTGCGTATGATGATGGTTGAAAAGCGGTTCGGCGCAGCGGGCGAGCGGGTAGTGGTTGAAGAATATTTGGAAGGCGAAGAATTTTCATTGATGGCGTTTGTCCATGGAGAGCGCGTTTATCCGATGGTGATCGCGCAAGACCACAAGCGGGCATACGACAATGATCAAGGGCCAAACACGGGCGGAATGGGTGCGTACTCCCCAGTACCGCAAATTTCAGCGGAAACGATCGATGCGGCGCTTTCGCAGATTATCGAACCGATGGCGAAAGCGCTGGTGGCGGAAGGCAGACCGTTCACCGGTGTGCTGTACGCTGGACTTATGGCAACGAAACAAGGGCCGAAAGTGATAGAATTTAACGCGCGCTTTGGCGATCCGGAAGCGCAAGTGGTCCTGCCGCGGTTAGAAAGCGATCTTATCCAAGTGATGGTTGATTTGCTAGACGGTCGTGATGTAAAACTGACATGGTCCAATGAAGCAGTCATTGGCGTGGTGTTGGCGGCGAAAGGTTACCCGGGGACATACGAACGAGGAGCAGTCATTCGCGGGTGGGATCAGTTAGGCGAAAATACCCTTTTGTTTCATGCCGGAACGATGATGAAAGATGGAATGTTGTGCACCAATGGGGGGCGCGTCCTGCTTGTCGTTGCGAAAGGAGAGACGCTAAAGCAGGCGCAACAAACCGCGTATGAGCAAATTTCCCATATTACATGCGACCAGCTGTTTTACCGCCGCGATATTGGAAATAAAGCTATCGCGCGCGTTTCTTCCGCACATACACAAATGCAAGAGCAATAATGCCGCCAATGAGAGAGGCAAGAACAAATGACATATCTGTCACATATTCGAGTAGCATTTCTCGGCACTCCTTTCGGAAAGACTGGCTTCATCAAGCGCCAGTCCATTTTTTTAAGCAGGATGGATCGGCTTCACATCTTTTATGCGCATCGCTTGCACGCGGCGGTAATTTGCGAATAAAGCGGTGATTGGGCAAAAGCGCGTCATCCCTTCCCCCACCTTCATGGCAGCGATCATCGCTATGATGAAAGAAGAAGCGGAAGGCCGCCTTGCCATGTTTGCCGTCGCCCATGCCAGAGCTGTAAGGCCAAAAGTAATGCGAAGAAGCGCATTGATGATGCTAATATTGGACGTCACCATTTTTTCCCTCCTTTTTCATTGTGAAAATGACTTTAATGCGGTAAAATGATTATATGTTACATTGTGAAAAAGAGGACGGGGTGCATATGAGCAAACAGCGTTATCGTTGGAAAAGCTACGAACTGCGCGAACATGCGGCGATTATTGACGGAAAAAAATCGCCGACCAAAGTGTTAACGAATGCGACATATTTGCATTCATATTTGCGCGAATGGTTAAAAGGAAATATTTGGATATATCATGACCGGATCGTGTACGCCGGGGAACGGTTTCCTGAGCGAGTCGATGGGCAATGCGAAATCATCGATTGCAGCGGCTATGTGTTAGTTCCTGGCTATATTGAACCGCATGCTCATCCGTTTCAGTTATATAATCCCCATTCGTTTGCGCACTATGCAGCGAAATATGGGACAACGACATTGATCAATGATAATTTAGTTCTTGTTTTGCAATTATCAGATGATAAAGCGTTTTCTTTTTTGGAGAAAATGAATACGCTACCAACATCGATGTACTGGTGGTGCCGGTTTGATGGGCAGACAGAGCTGGAGAAAGAAGAAGAGCAATTATCGAATGCCCGGGTTAAGCGGTGGCTTGAACAGGAAACGGTATTGCAAGGCGGCGAGTTAACAGGTTGGCCGAAGCTTCTTGCTGGGGATGATTTGATCCTTCATTGGATTCAAGAAGCAAAACGGATGAGACGAAAAATTGAAGGGCATTTTCCTGGAGCTTCAGAGAAAACGCTTACAAAAATGATGCTTCTTGGCGCAGATTGCGACCATGAAGCGATGACAGGAAAAGAAGTATATATGCGCCTTTTGCACGGATATACTGTGTCATTGCGACATTCGTCCATCCGCCCGGATTTGCCTGCGCTTCTCCGTGAAATAAAGGAGATTGGCATTCACGAGTATGATCGGCTCCTTCTCACAACAGACGGTTCGCCGCCATCGTTTTATGAAGCTGGGATCATCGACCGTTTGATTCGCATTGCGTTAGAGCATGGCGTCCCGGTGATTGACGCGTACAATATGGCTACGATCAATGTTGCCCGCCATTACGGAATTGAACATTTGCACGGCAGCATTGCGACAGGAAGGGTGGCAAACATTAACTTTTTACGCGCGAAAGAAGACCCGACTCCTGTGCAAGTGCTTGCGAAAGGGCAATGGATAAGACGAGAGGAAGATCAATCGGTTGCGTGGCCGGCGATTTCCTGGAGCGATTACGGAATCGGACCGCTTCGTCTGTCGTGGAGTTTGTCGATGGATGATTTGCAATTTTCAATGCCAATGGGAATGTATATGGAAAACTCGGTAATTATGAAGCCGTACTCTATTTCGATCGATACTTCCCACGATGAATTGTCCGCCGATCATGATGAAAGCTTTTTAGTGTTGCTAGATCGCCATGGAAAATGGCGTGTCAATACGATATTAAAAGGATTTTCCACTGGTGTCCGCGGTCTCGTTAGTTCCTATTCAACTACCGGGGATATTGTTTTAATCGGCAAAAGCAAGCGGGACATGTTTTTGGCATTCGAGCGAATGTGCGAAATCGGCGGGGGGATTGTGCTGGCGGAAAACGGAGAAATCATTCACGAAGTTCCTCTGCCACTGAACGGCATGATGTCGGAAGAAAGTGTTGAAGAACTGATTCGTGAGGAAAAAAGGCTTGTTGATCTGTTAAAACAAAGGGGATATCCTTTTATCGACCCAATTTATTCTTTATTCTTTTTGCAATCGACCCATTTGCCATATGTGCGGATAACCCAGCGCGGAATTTATGATGTTATGAACAAAACAGTACTCTTTCCACCGATAATGCGTTAAAATAGAAAAGAAAAAGGTTGTGTGAGCATTGAAACGTTGTCTTATTGCAATGAGCGCAGCATGCCTTTTCATCGGCGGTTGCATGCATGAAAATAAGCAGCAAGCACCTGAGCCGAAACCGGGCGCAGCGGAAACGCCAAAACAACAGGAAGCCCCCAATTACAGTCACGTTTTTCCGCTGACAGGACTGCCGGCGAAAGAAGCGGTGAACCGTCGCGTTATTGCGATAATGGTGAACAATCACCCAAAAGCGCGGCCGCAGTCAGGGCTGCAGAAGGCAGATATCGTTTATGAGGTGCTCGCGGAAGGAGATATTACGCGCTTTTTAGCGCTATACCAAAGCGAATTTCCGGAAAAAGTGGGTCCTGTGCGCAGTGCGCGCGACTATTATGTCGAGTTAAGCAATGGTTATCATGCGCTTTACGTTTGCCATGGCTGGAGCCCGGAGGCAAAAGCGATATTGGAAGCAGGAGTGTCCGATTACTTAAACGGTTTGTTTTACGACGGAACGTTGTTTCAGCGCGTGCCTTTCCGAAAAGCGCCGCATAATTCGTATATTACATTTGCGAACATCGAAAAAGGGGCAGCCATGGAAGGCTATTCGCTGCAAGACAACGTGGCTCCGCTTCCGTTTCGCGCTGATGCCCCACAAGGGGAAAAAGCCGGCCAAATAGACATTATTTATTCACACCGCAGTTATGCGCAAGTGCGGTACAAATATGTTGCGGATCAAAAATGCTATTTCCGCTATAGCGCAGGGGAACAAACAGTGGACTATGATACGCGGGAACCTGTCAAAATCCAAAACGTATTGGTTGTCGCCGCGAAGCATAGCGTTATCGATTCGGCCGGGCGCCGCAGCATTGATTTATCTTCTTCCGGAAGCGGATATTTGTTTCAAAACGGAATCATTAAGCAAGTCGAATGGAAAAATGTTGACGGACGCATTTTGCCATATGAACATGGGGTTCCAGTCGGCTTGGTGCCGGGAAAAACGTGGATCAATGTCGTTCCGGATTTAGACATAGTTAAATGGTGAAGGAGGAAAGAAGCACATGCAAATCGATAAATTGCGCGGCAGGCAAGTGGACCAGCTGTTTAAAGCGATTCTTTCCCTGCGTGATTTAGAGGAATGTTATCGCTTTTTCGATGATTTATGCACGGTCAATGAAATTCAATCGCTGGCGCAGCGCCTGGAAGTAGCGCGCATGCTTCGCGAAGGGTATACGTACCATAAAATCGAAACGGAAACCGGAGCGAGCACCGCGACGATTTCACGCGTGAAACGTTGCTTAAACTATGGAAACGATGCTTATGCGATGGCGCTGGACCGCATTAAAGAAGAAAAGCAACATACGAAAGAAACGCGCAATGCATGACGGAAAAAGGAGATTCCTTTCAAAAAAAAGGAACTCCTTTTCTTTTTGTCAATTTGTTATAATGAAAAGATGGATAAATTAATGGAGGTTTTTCTATATGTACGATATTCGCCAATGGCGCCATGTGTTTAAGTTAGACCCAAACAAAGAAATCAGCGAGGAACATCTGGAACGCATTTGTGAATCAGGAACGGACGCAGTCATCGTTGGCGGAACGGACGGCGTCACATTGGAAAACGTCCTCGAGCTTTTGGCGCGGATCCGCCGCTTCCAAGTTCCATGCGTCCTTGAAATATCAAATCTT
Protein-coding regions in this window:
- the purH gene encoding bifunctional phosphoribosylaminoimidazolecarboxamide formyltransferase/IMP cyclohydrolase; amino-acid sequence: MTVKRALLSVSNKEGIVSLAKQLVELGVEIISTGGTKKTLEEAGVPVIGISDVTGFPEILDGRVKTLHPIIHGGLLAIRDNERHQNELREHHITPIDLVVVNLYPFQQTIAKSDVTFAEAIENIDIGGPTMLRAAAKNHQYVTVVVDPADYDAVVQELKEHGDVSAEMKLKLAAKVFRHTAAYDAMIAEYLTNKTGEEYPESFTITFEKKQSLRYGENPHQTAAFYQKPLGSSFSIAKAAQLHGKELSYNNINDANAALQLVKEFAEPAAVAVKHMNPCGVGIGATIYEAFIKAYEADPTSIFGGIIALNREVDKDTAEKMHEIFLEIVIAPSFSSEALDILTQKKNIRLLTVDFTAPDTNEKLLVSVQGGLLVQEADTRTLSDGEIKVVTKREPTEQEWESLQFAWKVVKHVKSNAIVLAKDGMTIGVGAGQMNRVGAAKIAIEQAGEKAKGAVLASDAFFPMDDTVEAAAKAGITAIIQPGGSIRDADSIKKADEYGIAMVFTGIRHFKH
- the purD gene encoding phosphoribosylamine--glycine ligase, whose protein sequence is MKVLIIGRGGREHAIAWKAAQSPLVTKLYAAPGNPGIAQVAELVSIDEQDIEALVQFAKQEKIDLTIVGPEAPLLAGLADSFMEEGLRVFGPRREAALIEGSKAFAKEMMKKYGIPTAEHAAFTSYEEAKAYVEKKGAPIVIKADGLAAGKGVTVAATLPEAMEALRMMMVEKRFGAAGERVVVEEYLEGEEFSLMAFVHGERVYPMVIAQDHKRAYDNDQGPNTGGMGAYSPVPQISAETIDAALSQIIEPMAKALVAEGRPFTGVLYAGLMATKQGPKVIEFNARFGDPEAQVVLPRLESDLIQVMVDLLDGRDVKLTWSNEAVIGVVLAAKGYPGTYERGAVIRGWDQLGENTLLFHAGTMMKDGMLCTNGGRVLLVVAKGETLKQAQQTAYEQISHITCDQLFYRRDIGNKAIARVSSAHTQMQEQ
- a CDS encoding EYxxD motif small membrane protein is translated as MLLEYVTDMSFVLASLIGGIIALAFVYVRKKRAR
- a CDS encoding YgaP family membrane protein, with translation MVTSNISIINALLRITFGLTALAWATANMARRPSASSFIIAMIAAMKVGEGMTRFCPITALFANYRRVQAMRIKDVKPIHPA
- a CDS encoding adenine deaminase C-terminal domain-containing protein; translated protein: MSKQRYRWKSYELREHAAIIDGKKSPTKVLTNATYLHSYLREWLKGNIWIYHDRIVYAGERFPERVDGQCEIIDCSGYVLVPGYIEPHAHPFQLYNPHSFAHYAAKYGTTTLINDNLVLVLQLSDDKAFSFLEKMNTLPTSMYWWCRFDGQTELEKEEEQLSNARVKRWLEQETVLQGGELTGWPKLLAGDDLILHWIQEAKRMRRKIEGHFPGASEKTLTKMMLLGADCDHEAMTGKEVYMRLLHGYTVSLRHSSIRPDLPALLREIKEIGIHEYDRLLLTTDGSPPSFYEAGIIDRLIRIALEHGVPVIDAYNMATINVARHYGIEHLHGSIATGRVANINFLRAKEDPTPVQVLAKGQWIRREEDQSVAWPAISWSDYGIGPLRLSWSLSMDDLQFSMPMGMYMENSVIMKPYSISIDTSHDELSADHDESFLVLLDRHGKWRVNTILKGFSTGVRGLVSSYSTTGDIVLIGKSKRDMFLAFERMCEIGGGIVLAENGEIIHEVPLPLNGMMSEESVEELIREEKRLVDLLKQRGYPFIDPIYSLFFLQSTHLPYVRITQRGIYDVMNKTVLFPPIMR
- a CDS encoding DUF3048 domain-containing protein, whose translation is MKRCLIAMSAACLFIGGCMHENKQQAPEPKPGAAETPKQQEAPNYSHVFPLTGLPAKEAVNRRVIAIMVNNHPKARPQSGLQKADIVYEVLAEGDITRFLALYQSEFPEKVGPVRSARDYYVELSNGYHALYVCHGWSPEAKAILEAGVSDYLNGLFYDGTLFQRVPFRKAPHNSYITFANIEKGAAMEGYSLQDNVAPLPFRADAPQGEKAGQIDIIYSHRSYAQVRYKYVADQKCYFRYSAGEQTVDYDTREPVKIQNVLVVAAKHSVIDSAGRRSIDLSSSGSGYLFQNGIIKQVEWKNVDGRILPYEHGVPVGLVPGKTWINVVPDLDIVKW
- a CDS encoding YerC/YecD family TrpR-related protein, with protein sequence MQIDKLRGRQVDQLFKAILSLRDLEECYRFFDDLCTVNEIQSLAQRLEVARMLREGYTYHKIETETGASTATISRVKRCLNYGNDAYAMALDRIKEEKQHTKETRNA